Proteins co-encoded in one Ornithodoros turicata isolate Travis unplaced genomic scaffold, ASM3712646v1 ctg00001327.1, whole genome shotgun sequence genomic window:
- the LOC135376830 gene encoding methanethiol oxidase-like, producing the protein MSDCHHQCPSVGHPTPLAAMRGPHEKILYIPCIVPSKDLPDYLATICVDPESDDYGKVVHRLRMPNKGDELHHMNWNVCSSCYGTRGKSRDKLILPSLNSDRIYVVDVSADAFAPRLFKTLLTSAEGQAVSWIRTVMCLTDPEKCSAIRILISTTLSNHRWKTEFCAIYRAS; encoded by the exons ACTGTCACCACCAATGCCCAAGTGTTGGTCATCCGACACCTCTGGCAGCGATGAGAGGCCCTCACGAGAAGATCCTTTACATCCCTTGCATCGTTCCTTCTAAGGACCTGCCGGACTATTTGGCTACCATCTGTGTGGATCCCGAGTCTGATGACTATGGCAAG GTTGTTCATCGATTGCGGATGCCAAACAAGGGTGATGAGCTCCATCACATGAACTGGAACGTGTGCAGCAGCTGTTATGGCACTCGTGGGAAGTCAAGGGACAAACTTATCTTGCCTTCCCTAAACAGTGACAGGATTTATGTCGTGGACGTCAGTGCAGATGCCTTTGCGCCCAGGTTGTTCAAG ACTCTTCTAACGTCCGCCGAAGGTCAAGCTGTCTCCTGGATACGCACAGTTATGTGTTTAACGGATCCTGAAAAATGTAGCGCAATAAGAATATTAATAAGCACGACGCTTTCAAATCACCGATGGAAAACGGAGTTCTGCGCCATCTACCGAGCCAGTTG